GAGagaataacagcatttgcagcaacatggatgacctagaaattatcatgctaagtgaagtcagtcagacaatgagacagcaccaccaaatgctatcacttatatgtggactcttcaaagaaggacagaatgaacctctttgcagaacagacgctgactcacagactctgaaaaacttatggtttccaagggagaCCGGTTGGGGGAGtaggggatgcgctgggggtttgggatggaaatgctataaaatcagggtgtgatgatcattgtacaactataaatgtaataaaattcattgagtaattaaaaagtaaatcacaCAATTTGAAGATACTTCACAGGAACTTAATTTAGGTAGAAGCTAGAGGAGACTCAGGACATAATGGTGCATGTTACATGCCTAGAATAACTGCTAAAATATGCTAGGGAATACATCTAAAAGGCTAACAGAGGAATTAAAGCAGAATGTTGCATGTATTCAATTACTTAAAAGAAAGTAGAACAAGAGGACCAAAAGAAACAGGAGGGAAAGGGTAAAATGGTAGAACTCAATCCACTTATATTATCATTACATCAGGTGTAAGTGGACCAAACCCTCTAATTAAAAGGCATAGACTGAGTCAATGCACCCATTAGAGTTGCTTTACTAAACAGTAGTGGTCATACCAAATCCTGATGAAGATGCAGAGAAACTAGATCTCTcctatattgctggtgggaatagaGCCACTCTGGAAAAGAGACGGTTCCTTCAAAACAAAACGTCTCTGGAAAAGAGCGGTTCCTCAATAGTGTGGCCATTGAACTCTTGGAGTTCTTTCCAGGTGATTGACTAGTTATGTCTCTTGATTCAGATAATTGTTATAAATGGTTGATTTTGGTAAACTTGAGTCTGAGAATGGTTTGGGGAAGGAGAATAGCATTGTTTGGCTTATTCGTCCTGGCTCCCCAGCTATCTCTCAGTCTTGATACAACTCTAGGAAATATGTGAGGATAGTTTGGGGTGGGAAGAGTTCAAAGTAACACaaccacttaaaatttttacacGAATGGGGGTTTAGAGGTGCTGAGTAGCTCCACAAAAGAGCCagagaagggaatggaaaatacatACTAATGGAAAGGATGGGAAATGACAGAAGTTACAAAGAATAGAAGGTGCAATTTGATAGAAAGGGCAGAGATTTAGGATATTGTCGAAAAGCTAGAAAAGACAGAGGGCAGTTAGAGTAAAAGGTATTGTTAGGTAGCAGCAGGTTtttggtgttattattattatacaaaaatttgataaaattagaAGGGCAACGACCATTTCCCTCTATCTGATCAACCCAATTCACTTTGAACCTCACTCCTAGGTTTCAGTGGAGGATAGGtgtgatattttgaaatattgttaggtttttttttgagtttcttgCTCTAAGAGTCAACACCTAGTTCAGGACCAGATTTCAGAGTTTAATGTTACTTCAGAAAGCACGAATTTCTCTGTACCTAAGGGAAGGCAAGACTGGAGTCTGTGGGGGAGGTGAATAACACTGATTCTCAAGTGAGGTTTCACTTGGAGAAAGGGGTATATTTGAAGATGATTTTCCAAGGTCAGCGGTGGTGAATACCCCAAGATTCTTAAGAGAACAACTTTTGTCTGTGAAGCTCAAGAGTGTTCATTACGAACAATTTCTTTAATCAGTGCCGCATGTAAAAACTCTAGAGTCAGGACGAAAACAAAACTCTCATTTATTTGGGAAACAATATTGTGGACGTTTCTTCAAAGTGTCTCTTGCTTCAAAAAGTGGCACGACATGATGCTAAGATCAACATCGTCATACCCAGGATCTTCTCGTCTCAGGACCAATGAGGATTCTTTCTCTTCCATGCTAGAGTTGACAGCTTCTCCAGGAGACTGCAGAGAGATGCCTGAAACAATAAGGAGAATCCCAGTTTGAGTGGTGACAAGAAGACTGGATGTAGTCCTATGGTGGAAGGAGACTAGTCAAACTGACTACAGAATATCTGTGGAAACACAGCACTTTTCTGAAAGGCTAGATGAAGCTACTTCATACACTCTCAGCTACTCATGCAAAGTCTTGTCTTGACCTTGCCAGTTGGAAAGGAGACAGGCATGCCTGTTCCACACCAGTCTGCTCTGATTTCATAAGGAATGGAGGCAGGAGATGACCAACTAGAGTGCCTCAGATGCCCCCTGCTCAGCACCTTGATAAAAGATCAAGCCTGACCTATAAGTATTGATGAGACAACTTGCTTCCTGTGTCAGATGCCAAAGGGGGACAGCTCAACCAAATTCCAAAACCCCTGCTCCCCAAGGACCACATGTTCACCCAGAAGCAGAAAGCCTTGTCCTGGGGGATGAGGGTCTTCATTTGTCAATtgaaagagtgagagaaaattGTGTCTTGGTTTCCCTGGAGGGCTGAGATTTTATGTCTCTTTCATTGCCAATTCTGCTCAAAGAGTGAGAAATATCATCATTAAACATTGGGTTTAATGtttccaaaacaaatttttaCAGATCTTAAATTTTACTGACACTCCTATTTACAAACTTTCCAGAGaaagtatacttcaattaaaaaaattaccatcaaaaaaagaactttccagaGTACTTCTCACAATACGAAAGAACCGCAAAACTTGCTGTCAGAACATTCATCAGTTTGGGGTATGAAAATAGGAGGAAAGCCTCTGCAACCATACAGACCTGTCCACATCCAACTGATggtggacacagacacagagaacacacTTCTCAGAAGATGAGATGAGCTACAATGTAACAAGGGTGAGGCAGAGCTGATCTTATCTGGGGATAGGTGTGTACTGAGACCCTGACAGTAAGTAAAAACAGACTATTGATGAGCCAAAAGTAATCTCCTCCATGATAAGGAAGTCAGCCTACCGAGCTGTCCACTCACCTGTCTGGGAATACCTGTCACCACCTCCATCCTCTGTGGAAAAATAATTCTCACTCCTCCCAGGAGAGAAAGGAATTTCAGGAACAGGTAACTCTTCAACATCATCGTAACCATTTCCTGTGGCATTGACATGCTCTCCCCGAGGCTctaaagacagagaaggacttAGGTGGAGTAGCAAAGTATGGGCTGGACTAAGGGTGTCCTAAGCCCCTTCTGATGCAGAGACTCTAATAGATGATAAATATAGATACCATATTCCAGGGTTGTGCCAAAGGCATGTATTTGATCTCCATGTTCTCAGAAATCatttaaatcttcaaaatatttcaatatatcaTGGCCAATCGCAGTTTTCTAACATGGCATCTCACACTGTAAAGCATCAACAAAAGCTATTGTGCCATGAGTTTCAGGTACTATTTTCAAGCATATGACACAGAGTTGTCACATATTTTATGTGTACATCAGTGACTGGGGAGGATGAATCTGGACCAAGAGAATGAGGGGTCCCTGTGCCTTCTGAAGCTTTGGGAGTCAACAGGGCTGGTAGGAAGAGGAAGCCTGGACATCAGTCACTCAGAGACAGGATATCCCACAGTCCCAATTTCTGGATGCCTGGGTTTCAAACCCTTCTGGTCCTTGGTTGAATCTAATCTCCATGAGTTACCCATCTTTACACTCTGGAGAAGATCCAGGTGGggacattctcttttctcaggtTCCTTGTGAGGAAGAGGTTCTAGTAGTGGATAACTACAGGCATCAATCACTCCATATATTCCAGGTCTTATCAATATTAATAGTTTTGTCTCAAATAAGTGAGAATTATTTGGTTTGgcttaaaaaatagttttgtctCAATATGCACAAACTCCATGAAATAATTCAGATAGCATAGTACTGCTCTGTCCAAGCATAGTCACAAATGTTCTTTAGCTAGAGAAATTTGAGCTTATCCATGTGGagtcttattttgtttaaaaagcatGGACTTTGGATCTTTAATAATACATTAGATGATGGCTGTATCTGAGAAGAAGTTGTGGCTAcagggaactgaggtcccacagTGGGCGATCATGGACTGGTGAGAAGAGATCCTTCCTATTCTAAtcacaggagggttccctcagATAAGATTACCCCTCCTCATGCCCTCCATCCAAGGGAAGGCCTATCTCTACTACCTGGAGCATATTCAGGGTCTCCATCCTCCTCAGTGTCCCCTGTGTAATATGGCAGCCGAGTCACTGAGTCATCAGACAGGTGTCCTGGTAGGGAGAAAAACATCACAGACAAACAGAAACATTTCCCATAGCAGGAAGCCAGCGTCATCGTTTAGAGGAAATATTGAGGCTTTGTCCTTGTAGAGAAGGGCTTGCAACTTGTGGGAGTTTGAGCTAGTGTTTGGGTTTGTGCTTGCTACAGGTAACACACAGCTAGCTCATGGAGAGAGCAGAGGGCATGGGACACACCTGGGCTGTCCAGTAGGTCCTCCTTCTCTGGTTTTATGAGGTCATCAATCTCCTGGTACAAGCCTTCATCGACAGCATCTTCAAAAGCAGATAAGGCTGGGAAGCAGCAAGAGTTTAGAGGCTGTCCCTGGAGATGTTCCTTCACCAACAGACCCAATGCACTTGGGGAAACTCTTCTGGGTGCCGGGGCTCTTTTATCAGCCTTCTAAAACAGAACTGGGTTTCCCGACCCTGACCTTCATCCCACACATTCCACACTCAATTTCTACTGAAATTTCTCCTTCCTGTTCACGCAGGAAGTTATAATTGTTGAGAGATTTGACATTCAGTCCGGGGCCAGGGCTTGATTCATCCTTTCAAAGCTTTTCTGTCTATTTTAGAAAAGTTGGAATTGTGACAGATAATGAGGATGGAGACCAATACTTGTGTATTTTTCTTGATGTCACACCTGGATCAATACCTTTCCCACTACTTTCCAGATCATTTAGCATCCCTACAGCCTACCTTGGTGCTCTGCTCTCCATCTGTGTAGCTGAATCCCCAGGATAACGAGGACCAGGAAGAGAAGGGCCCCCAGTATGATACAGAGGAATATCCTAAATCTCTGCCCTTTCTATCAAATTGCACCTTCTATTCTTTGTAACTTCTGTCATTTCCCATCCTTTCCATTAGTatgtattttccattcccttctctGGCTCTTTTGTGGAGCTACTCAGCACCTCTAAACCCCCATTCGTGTAAAAATTTAAGTGGTTGTGTTTACTTTGAACTCTTCC
Above is a window of Sus scrofa isolate TJ Tabasco breed Duroc chromosome 5, Sscrofa11.1, whole genome shotgun sequence DNA encoding:
- the LOC110260589 gene encoding antigen WC1.1-like, with product MVLVFIRTLSPGVDAPSEGYMMLKRYPCLGSCCLSEGTREVPPEEESGMRASQTGQRFRIFLCIILGALLFLVLVILGIQLHRWRAEHQALSAFEDAVDEGLYQEIDDLIKPEKEDLLDSPGHLSDDSVTRLPYYTGDTEEDGDPEYAPEPRGEHVNATGNGYDDVEELPVPEIPFSPGRSENYFSTEDGGGDRYSQTGISLQSPGEAVNSSMEEKESSLVLRREDPGYDDVDLSIMSCHFLKQETL